In one Halosolutus amylolyticus genomic region, the following are encoded:
- a CDS encoding potassium transporter TrkA yields MTLPVEILLGVYLGLLTGIVPALVAGSLGFLVRYFSGVTLPGFGVVVLALSIASVQGGLLGLVEPSIAQSPRLLVAVLVVLMLALYAHNQGDKLGAELPRRLSLTALRQRTLSADVVELVGTVGQVTIRPTGEIRDMEGYPPLPAALRQTLKTGSWKLPADLPLSELEVRLAERLRTDHDLADVDVSIDEQGRATIVAAPPSGSLSRRVPAGTRAVSIETLVPTGLARGDEVVVRTVERSIRGTVLSVRTAADAEDTAAGDGDDPVSGETTLPDSGTESPVEVPVRRSGASPGGIGRVTIAVARRDVDPLLAADRPRLVVRSRGTNREFEAFALAKRAGYAIRRITVGADGASADPRSAANVTVVAVRRQGSETGGRRHGWVFGPGIERSLGAGDEAFVAGPETLVEEFAEATGR; encoded by the coding sequence GGCTGCTGACCGGCATCGTCCCGGCCCTGGTCGCCGGCTCGCTCGGCTTTCTCGTCCGGTACTTCAGCGGCGTCACGCTTCCCGGGTTCGGTGTGGTCGTACTCGCACTGTCGATCGCCAGCGTCCAGGGCGGGCTGCTCGGCCTCGTCGAGCCGAGCATTGCGCAATCGCCGCGACTGCTGGTCGCCGTGCTGGTCGTCCTGATGCTCGCGCTGTACGCGCACAATCAGGGCGACAAACTCGGTGCCGAACTGCCGCGACGACTCTCGCTGACCGCGCTCCGCCAGCGGACGCTCTCGGCGGACGTCGTCGAACTCGTCGGGACCGTCGGCCAGGTCACGATCCGGCCGACGGGCGAGATCCGCGACATGGAGGGGTATCCGCCGCTCCCGGCGGCTCTCCGGCAGACGCTCAAGACCGGGTCGTGGAAACTTCCCGCCGACCTCCCGCTGTCGGAACTCGAGGTCCGCCTCGCGGAACGGCTCCGCACCGACCACGACCTCGCGGACGTCGACGTCTCGATCGACGAGCAGGGTCGGGCGACGATCGTCGCCGCACCCCCATCCGGGAGCCTCTCGCGGCGCGTTCCGGCGGGAACGCGGGCGGTCTCGATCGAGACGCTCGTCCCGACCGGGCTGGCCCGCGGCGACGAGGTGGTCGTCCGGACGGTCGAGCGGTCGATACGGGGGACGGTCCTGAGCGTTCGGACGGCCGCCGACGCCGAGGACACCGCGGCCGGCGACGGTGACGACCCCGTGTCGGGCGAGACGACGCTTCCGGACAGCGGGACGGAGTCTCCGGTGGAGGTCCCCGTGCGGCGTTCCGGAGCCAGTCCCGGCGGAATCGGTCGCGTCACGATTGCCGTCGCCCGGCGCGACGTCGACCCGTTGCTCGCGGCCGACCGACCGCGACTCGTCGTCCGATCGCGAGGGACGAACCGCGAGTTCGAGGCGTTCGCCCTGGCCAAACGGGCCGGGTACGCGATCCGACGGATCACTGTGGGAGCGGACGGGGCGTCCGCGGATCCGCGATCGGCAGCGAACGTGACGGTCGTCGCGGTCCGGCGACAGGGAAGCGAGACCGGCGGTCGTCGACACGGCTGGGTGTTCGGTCCCGGGATCGAACGATCGCTCGGGGCCGGCGACGAGGCGTTCGTCGCGGGTCCCGAGACGCTCGTCGAGGAGTTCGCGGAGGCGACCGGCCGATGA
- a CDS encoding ubiquitin-like small modifier protein 1: MPTEWNLFADLAERAGDKHVTVDADAGDTVGDALDDLLAAAPELEGRVLDGDGDLRSQINVLRNGTNVLVEEEGLETELEEGDELALFPPVSGG; this comes from the coding sequence ATGCCCACGGAGTGGAACCTGTTCGCCGATCTCGCCGAACGTGCGGGCGACAAACACGTCACCGTCGACGCCGACGCCGGCGACACCGTCGGCGACGCGCTCGACGACCTGCTCGCCGCCGCGCCCGAACTGGAGGGCCGAGTGCTCGACGGCGACGGCGACCTTCGATCGCAGATCAACGTCCTCCGCAACGGGACGAACGTCCTCGTCGAGGAGGAGGGTCTCGAGACGGAACTCGAGGAGGGCGACGAACTGGCCCTGTTCCCGCCGGTGAGCGGCGGTTGA
- a CDS encoding TrkA C-terminal domain-containing protein: MIAVVAQAISPEALLDVLGRLLGFAILAGGTAAVAAVGFRWYSADELPEGVGVLLGISTVAIWLNTKTALQDAIIGSTPLLDPETAIYTVVTFVVSAIAADGGRRIGDHLARDVFALAAPRSIDDVTELVRSAGRVVTLELPDEIEDVDGYDPVDDATKADLAGQTVHFPRRLDVDRLRERLVDRLARDHGIGHVDVEFAADGSIEYLALGSRPAGIGPTLAPGTVAVALRGDPAADASPGDAVRLWRRDGDAYRRVTRGELRGTADDVVTVAVDADDAVELDPDADYRLVTLPGNPGAERDLVSLLRAADETVTTFAVDEGDPLAGAAVGSLPALVLAIDRDGDPIALPADDTALEAGDVAYALARPAALRRLSTDSTDGAGGTVFGADGAVDGDAAAVDRRPER; the protein is encoded by the coding sequence GTGATCGCGGTCGTCGCCCAGGCGATCTCCCCGGAGGCGCTGCTGGACGTGCTCGGTCGCCTCCTCGGCTTCGCGATCCTCGCGGGCGGCACGGCGGCCGTCGCGGCCGTCGGATTCCGGTGGTACAGCGCCGACGAACTCCCGGAGGGCGTCGGCGTCCTGCTCGGCATCTCGACGGTCGCGATCTGGCTGAACACCAAGACCGCCCTCCAGGACGCGATCATCGGCTCGACGCCGCTTCTCGACCCCGAGACGGCCATCTACACGGTCGTCACCTTCGTCGTGAGCGCGATCGCCGCGGACGGCGGCCGGCGGATCGGGGACCACCTCGCCCGCGACGTGTTCGCGCTCGCGGCGCCCCGGTCGATCGACGACGTGACCGAACTCGTTCGATCGGCCGGCCGGGTGGTGACCCTCGAACTCCCCGACGAGATCGAGGACGTGGACGGTTACGACCCCGTCGACGACGCGACGAAGGCGGATCTCGCCGGCCAGACGGTTCACTTTCCGCGCCGACTCGACGTCGACAGGCTCCGGGAGCGACTCGTCGATCGACTCGCGCGCGACCACGGCATCGGCCACGTCGACGTCGAATTCGCCGCCGACGGCTCGATCGAGTACCTCGCGCTGGGGAGTCGGCCGGCCGGGATCGGGCCGACGCTCGCGCCAGGGACCGTCGCAGTCGCACTCCGCGGCGATCCGGCAGCCGACGCGAGTCCCGGTGATGCCGTCCGCCTCTGGCGTCGCGACGGCGACGCCTACCGGCGGGTCACTCGCGGCGAACTCCGGGGCACCGCCGACGACGTCGTGACGGTCGCCGTCGACGCCGACGACGCGGTCGAACTCGACCCCGACGCCGACTATCGGCTCGTGACCCTCCCCGGAAACCCGGGCGCGGAACGCGATCTCGTCTCCCTGCTCCGGGCCGCCGACGAGACGGTGACCACGTTCGCCGTCGACGAGGGAGACCCGCTCGCGGGCGCGGCCGTCGGGTCCCTCCCGGCGCTCGTGCTCGCAATCGACCGGGACGGCGACCCGATCGCACTGCCGGCCGACGACACCGCTCTGGAAGCGGGCGACGTCGCCTACGCTCTGGCGCGGCCGGCGGCCCTGCGACGGCTCTCGACCGACTCGACCGACGGAGCGGGCGGGACGGTCTTCGGAGCCGACGGGGCGGTCGACGGGGACGCGGCGGCCGTCGATCGTCGGCCGGAGCGGTAG